The proteins below come from a single Papaver somniferum cultivar HN1 chromosome 11, ASM357369v1, whole genome shotgun sequence genomic window:
- the LOC113323450 gene encoding uncharacterized protein LOC113323450, giving the protein MGIGMGLNLLLLLAMVATNILSLYHLSSSLNKPVKSSQQVPDHLIHQLNTIRATINHLTHLRSTTSDPDVTSKPPIPSDLLLYAHISPIASACHDHPELLHRYMNYTPFSLCPFDTALSESLILRGCHPLPRRRCFTPTPSKPISSSRKTNNPFPSSFPDSAVAWASYVNCKSFQCLISKYDGFDMKVESSKFVNPKSDLDLPISQLLQIAKSASSVIRLGLDVGAGTGTFAARMKLHNVTVLSTSMNLGAPYNEVIALRGIIPLHVPLQQRFPIFDGIVDLVRFSHAVNRWIPTTSMDFLFYDVDRVLRSGGYLWLDHFFSKRLDLEFTYSPMIKKLGYKIVKWATDSKNDSSGIKNDEVYLTALLQKPVLK; this is encoded by the coding sequence atggGTATCGGAATGGGATTAAATCTACTACTTTTACTGGCAATGGTAGCTACAAACATACTCTCACTCTATCATTTATCATCATCACTAAACAAACCTGTAAAATCATCACAACAAGTACCAGATCATCTTATTCATCAGCTCAATACTATTCGAGCTACCATTAATCACCTCACTCATCTTCGTTCAACAACCAGTGATCCTGATGTCACTTCTAAACCACCAATCCCATCAGATCTCTTACTCTATGCTCACATTTCACCTATTGCTTCAGCTTGTCATGATCATCCTGAACTTCTTCATCGTTACATGAATTACACACCATTCTCACTTTGCCCTTTTGATACCGCGCTCTCTGAATCTCTAATTCTCCGTGGTTGTCATCCTTTACCTCGTCGTCGTTGTTTTACACCAACACCGTCAaaaccaatttcttcttcacgTAAAACTAATAatccatttccttcttcttttcctgATAGTGCTGTTGCTTGGGCTTCTTATGTTAACTGtaagagttttcagtgtcttatTAGTAAATACGATGGGTTTGATATGAAGGTTGAATCTAGTAAATTTGTGAACCCTAAATCTGATTTAGATCTACCTATTTCTCAATTATTACAAATTGCTAAATCTGCATCTTCTGTGATTCGTTTGGGATTAGATGTTGGTGCTGGAACTGGTACATTTGCAGCTAGGATGAAATTACATAATGTTACAGTTTTATCTACTAGTATGaatttgggtgccccttataaTGAAGTCATTGCTCTTAGAGGTATAATTCCATTACATGTTCCATTACAACAGAGATTTCCTATCTTTGATGGGATTGTTGATCTTGTTAGATTTAGTCATGCTGTTAATCGTTGGATTCCTACTACTTCAATGGACTTCTTGTTTTATGATGTTGATAGAGTGTTGAGAAGTGGTGGGTATCTCTGGTTGGATCATTTTTTCAGTAAGAGGTTGGATCTTGAATTCACTTACAGTCCTATGATTAAGAAGTTAGGTTATAAGATAGTGAAATGGGCTACTGATAGTAAAAATGATAGTAGTGGAATTAAGAATGATGAGGTTTATTTGACTGCTCTGCTACAAAAGCCTGTCTTGAAGTGA